The proteins below come from a single Cryptococcus gattii WM276 chromosome D, complete sequence genomic window:
- a CDS encoding Hypothetical protein (Similar to TIGR gene model, INSD accession AAW43145.1; CND02540), with translation MCFAQNISIFSPVTYHSHLHSCSAPIYSYTDGNYPDDHVCECSSCKCLVITKNKFCVNVSLLFPNRYRKS, from the coding sequence ATGTGCTTTGCCCAGAACATTTCTATCTTCTCGCCAGTGACTTATCACTCACACTTGCATTCATGCTCGGCACCCATATACTCCTACACAGACGGTAACTATCCGGATGATCATGTATGCGAGTGTAGTAGCTGCAAGTGTTTAGTGATCACCAAAAACAAATTCTGCGTAAACGTGAGCCTTTTGTTCCCCAACCGCTATCGAAAAAGCTGA
- a CDS encoding uncharacterized protein (Similar to TIGR gene model, INSD accession AAW43170.1), translating into MSAQLTKKQQKAAAFRSKQKAKKAGVEAPPDLPEEDVVEDAEALEEEQALDQATKKRKRNAEDENAENAGTVEEAEMSVKPKNQEKKKRKTAWDEEGEGESEGKKGKGRKDAKQRFILFVGNLSFKTTKEEIQKHFEPAAGQLPSVRLLTTKATPIQAAKSRGIAFLELPSSTVLQACLKLHHSELKGRTINVELTAGGGGSSDDRKKKILERNQRVGGQRERRAEREKEMDGGEGEDVVEGQSGGQNGDDEKKTKMRGGRRVKAKAAAPVSSSAPHRPSTSFASSRPPAREYPGGKFQKRKWEPTGANSISVGQK; encoded by the exons ATGTCTGCACAACTTACAAAAAAGCAGCAGAAAGCAGCCGCGTTCAGGTCCAAGCAAAAGGCAAAGAAAGCGGGCGTTGAAGCTCCGCCTGATCTTCCGGAAGAGGATGTTGTTGAGGATGCCGAAGCTCTCGAGGAAGAACAGGCTCTTGATCAAGCTACaaaaaagaggaagagaaatgCTGAGGACGAGAATGCCGAAAATGCCGGTACAGTAGAAGAGGCTGAAATGAGTGTCAAACCCAAAAATcaggaaaagaagaagagaaaaacAGCTTGGGACGAAGAGGGTGAAGGTGAAAGCgaagggaagaaaggaaaagggagGAAGGATGCTAAACAACGTTTCATTCTCTTTGTTG GAAATCTCAGCTTCAAAACGaccaaagaagaaatcCAAAAGCATTTCGAACCTGCTGCCG GCCAGTTACCATCTGTGCGACTTCTTACGACGAAAGCAACACCGATTCAGGCTGCCAAGTCCAGGGGCATTGCATTCCTTGAActtccttcctccactGTCCTTCAAGCTTGTCTTAAGCTTCATCATTCAGAGCTCAAAGGTCGGACAATCAATGTCGAGCTTACTGCTGGCGGTGGTGGATCAAGTGATGAtagaaagaaaaagattCTGGAAAGAAATCAGCGAGTCGGCGGAcagagagagagaagagccgaaagggagaaagagatggacggtggagagggagaagacGTCGTAGAGGGACAGTCAGGTGGACAAAATGGTGACGACGAGAAGAAGACCAAGATGCGAGGAGGCAGAAGGGTCAAGGCTAAG GCTGCGGCTCCTGTTTCTTCATCTGCACCTCATCGACCCTCAACTTCCTTTGCTTCCTCAAGACCACCTGCAAGAGAGTATCCCGGTGGCAAGTTTCAAAAGAGGAAGTGGGAACCCACCGGAGCCAATTCCATATCGGTTGGGCAAAAGTAG
- a CDS encoding Mitochondrion protein, putative (Similar to TIGR gene model, INSD accession AAW43168.1) encodes MSGSYSPQKDPQHPTQHQQFPPTPPYPSSSVWSGNLGENPVFIGIGSAAGASALTLLGVMGYRRYWKRIKNADYVTSELLRRRAWIKGIVTSVGDGDNLRLYHTPGPFFRYPFKIRSIPTTQKGLRNETISIRIAGVDAPENAHFGNPAQPHAKESLEWLRATILGKRMRCQLLAKDQYNRIVAVPYISRRLWWDRPLPLMMLKEGMAVVYKAGGAEYGPWGLDEMLKVEAEARDAKRGLWALRKFESPGDFKARMKLKSDVSEERPEKKSPSGWIALVKRLIRRT; translated from the exons ATGTCCGGCTCATATTCACCCCAAAAAGATCCTCAACATCCCACTCAACACCAGCAATTTCCGCCCACTCCGCCTTACCCCAGTTCCTCTGTGTGGAGCGGCAATCTCGGCGAAAATCCAGTCTTCATAGGCATAGGATCGGCTGCGGGAGCAAGCGCTTTAACACTGTTAGGTGTCATGGGCTATCGGAGGTATTGGAAACGTATCAAAAATGCCGACTACGTAACGAGCGAGCTTTTAAGACGGAGAGCTTGGATCAAGGGTATCGTGACGAG CGTAGGAGACGGAG ATAATTTGCGGTTATATCATACCCCGGGGCCCTTCTTTCGATATCCATTTAAAATCCGCTCTATACCTACAACTCAAAAAG GGCTGAGAAACGAAACCATAAGTATCCGTATAGCGGGCGTAGATGCTCCCGAAAATGCCCACTTCGGTAACCCTGCTCAGCCCCATGCCAAAGAATCTCTCGAATGGTTAAGAGCTACCATCTTGGGCAAGCGCATGCGCTGTCAGCTTTTGGCGAAAGATCAGTATAACAGAATC GTCGCTGTGCCGTATATCTCCCGAAGATTATGGTGGGACAGGCCTTTGCCTCTCATGATGCTAAAGGAAGGCATGGCGGTGGTATACAAAGCGGGAGGCGCTGAGTATGGTCCATGGGGTCTCGACGAAATGTTGAAAGTGGAAGCAGAAGCCAG AGACGCAAAGAGGGGTTTATGGGCGCTAAGGAAATTCGAAAGTCCAGGGGATTTCAAAGCTCGCATGAAGTTGAAAAGTGACGTGTCTGAAGAGCGACCTGAAAAGAAATCGCCTTCAGGCTGGATAGCACTGGTAAAAAGACTGATAAGGCGCACTTGA
- a CDS encoding uncharacterized protein (Similar to TIGR gene model, INSD accession AAW43149.1) — translation MEISSFFTRLLQAPKHPSNTARPDHLEDFDSAWQSIKETLEHPDERQLVRGIASTEVPRHLRHIVDALVYECNRTDEDTTGACLEYFLKNDILAHLERLCEADRPHGIKAEVVKSINNLVVLLSERFLVHNAVHRPLRRLLRSCIGDEPEERLDGTRVFGAAGMSDDIERGGSNEDIEGDLVDLMCVLCSKMRAYPPLLLIFFHDRNWLQPNNRITQVDSNYNQASSPTPSTRITHPELSTKIPTRDTHQFEFLLFSYLLRFVHREGRLGDFARAGLIFLFDIAFLTPGEEGGENLSSGPVNNGPDPLQEARDALGEFILDGDFADVMAAALGAVYSLLPTKLQVPSISSQEMPEENIRNISSGGMHLGSGMDRQEEGDHFPLSTDLHVQTQLDLLLKLFGFLQDIIRRCNSPILHADPNSNAVTVTHVLGGAIAKAILDAIHSSFLDNVLYPSVLECSSHDGSSVAVLTYLDVLFSNLDDGPIVDRVLSFLLDTELSDTPMALPTVDSKRERQETGAMRFVSQIPVKSTEYFASEGRFTLKDLILDNLCSEQPNSVTAALCLLHTLLSDHPNQATRALISYIRDPSATALVRNPIPRSLDLQSPDDISFLPKPVNFTDVHLQEVELYGSLLSRLDPSQTCIEMSPGYMGYLADMQTALESNPLFRLAQILPFTNEEDKDALNNGGKLDNDNPIAIAIPHKPSPADPLLRAVLFEFEKFLYKTADENVAMTGVLTAVALCPYRGLGGWLLYEKEQAAQNTSLQDDDDDDDRDPFVTRSSLDLPVIYQILRLLVKQISLLRNQVPQFDRLLSERRQGLLFADHLDEAMNIMLDVNQASSVPVSGSGSGSVFGSGSGSVFGSPAKGGENLASSLLTRQKGRRSSGLASSIKSFLTPKKKTGHQASTPGTPGTPGTPGTPSSTTPGGVVSILGTGTLGIPEPSRTTPRRLGFGLGLSGFSSTPTKSPSPPPLSSPTPPTPTPPTPPTPPTLATPTIPSGEVSSPFVSSTEPAPSTATATATATAPPFMAHYDQTRQTVSLALAHDDLDKQGVLSSVTGPWGTPVWRWRWRWRWRWGLRHAKRPDLNPSRRIRGAGDALEVDDELGEEEEGEEEWRGEGKGESEERQVSLSTVLDNCVILEEFLKETVALIVARRMLGIDQVGFI, via the exons ATGGAAATCTCCAGCTTCTTCACTCGCCTGTTGCAGGCCCCCAAGCACCCTTCCAACACAGCACGACCAGACCATCTCGAAGACTTTGACAGTGCATGGCAGAGCATAAAG GAAACTTTAGAGCATCCGGATGAGAGACAACTGGTGCG AGGAATTGCTTCGACAGAGGTGCCCAGACACCTTCGACATATTGTCGATGCTCTTGTCTATGAGTGCAACAGAACTGACGAAGA TACCACTGGAGCCTGCCTGGAATATTTTTTGAAGAACGATATATTGGCTCATCTGGAGAGACTTTGTGAGGCGGACCGCCCACATGGCATTAAAG CTGAAGTTGTCAAATCCATCAATAACCTGGTTGTTCTACTTTCTGAGCGATTCCTTGTACACAATGCGGTTCATCGACCTCTTAGAAGACTCCTCCGATCATGTATAGGTGACGAGCCGGAGGAGAGGCTAGACGGTACTCGGGTTTTCGGCGCAGCTGGGATGAGTGACGACATAGAGAGGGGAGGAAGTAATGAGGACATTGAAGGGGATCTAGTAGACCTAATGTGTGTGTTATGTTCTAAAATGAGAGCCTA CCCACCCTTGCTGCTCATATTTTTTCATGATAGAAACTGGCTTCAACCTAATAACCGTATTACTCAAGTTGATTCCAACTACAATCAAGCTAGTTCTCCAACGCCGTCGACCCGTATCACGCATCCGGAACTATCTACAAAAATCCCCACCAGGGACACTCATCAATTTGAGTTTTTACTCTTTTCTTACCTTTTGCGTTTCGTCCACCGCGAAGGAAGGTTGGGCGATTTTGCCCGCGCAGGTTTGATTTTCTTGTTTGACATTGCATTCTTGACACctggtgaagaaggaggagagaatCTTTCCTCGGGCCCGGTAAACAATGGACCCGATCCTTTACAAGAAGCTAGAGATGCTCTTGGGGAGTTTATTTTGGATGGTGACTTCGCAGATGTGATGGCTGCGGCTCTTGGAGCAGTCTACTCCCTTCTACCTACAAAGCTCCAAGTTCCCTCTATATCATCTCAAGAAATGCCAGAAGAAAATATCAGGAATATCTCATCAGGGGGGATGCATCTAGGTTCCGGGATGGACAGGCAAGAGGAAGGGGACCATTTTCCATTGTCGACAGACCTTCACGTACAAACTCAGCTTGATCTTTTGCTCAAATTATTCGGCTTCCTTCAAGACATTATTCGCCGCTGCAATTCGCCTATTCTACACGCCGACCCCAATTCCAATGCTGTGACTGTGACACATGTCTTGGGAGGAGCCATAGCTAAAGCCATACTCGACGCCATTCATTCTTCATTCCTCGATAACGTGCTTTACCCATCGGTTCTCGAGTGTTCAAGCCATGATGGGAGCTCAGTTGCTGTGCTTACCTATCTCGACGTCCTTTTTTCCAACTTGGATGATGGTCCTATCGTTGACCGTGTACTGTCATTTTTGCTGGATACCGAGCTTTCAGACACCCCCATGGCCTTACCAACTGTAGACTCGAAAAGAGAAAGGCAGGAAACCGGGGCCATGCGATTTGTTAGTCAGATACCCGTGAAATCTACCGAGTACTTTGCCTCGGAAGGTCGGTTTACTCTCAAGGATCTCATCTTGGACAACCTTTGTTCTGAGCAGCCGAATTCAGTCACGGCAGCGCTTTGTCTTTTACATACTCTCTTGTCTGATCACCCCAATCAGGCTACCAGGGCGCTAATATCCTATATTCGTGATCCTTCAGCCACAGCTCTCGTTCGTAATCCCATCCCTCGCTCACTTGATCTCCAATCGCCGGATGATATCTCTTTCCTACCAAAGCCTGTCAATTTCACTGATGTGCACCTTCAAGAAGTGGAGCTTTATGGCTCTCTTTTATCTCGGCTTGATCCGTCGCAGACATGTATTGAAATGTCGCCAGGGTACATGGGCTATCTGGCAGACATGCAAACCGCTTTGGAATCCAATCCTTTATTCCGCCTCGCGCAAATCCTGCCTTTTAcgaatgaagaagataagGACGCTCTTAACAATGGTGGTAAACTGGATAATGATAACCCCATCGCCATCGCCATCCCGCACAAGCCAAGTCCGGCAGACCCTTTATTGCGGGCTGTGCTTTTTGAGTTTGAGAAATTCTTGTATAAAACTGCCGATGAGAATGTGGCAATGACCGGCGTACTCACCGCCGTCGCGCTGTGTCCCTATAGAGGATTAGGTGGATGGCTGCTTTACGAGAAGGAACAAGCAGCACAAAACACGTCTCTGCAggacgacgacgacgacgacgatcGTGATCCATTTGTTACACGGTCGTCCCTCGACCTTCCTGTCATCTACCAAATCCTCCGATTGCTCGTCAAACAAATATCTCTGCTCCGCAACCAGGTACCCCAATTCGATCGTCTTTTGAGTGAGCGTCGACAAGGCTTACTGTTTGCTGATCATTTAGATGAAGCCATGAACATTATGCTGGATGTCAACCAGGCGTCGTCCGTCCCTGTCTCTGGCTCTGGCTCTGGTTCTGTCTTTGGCTCTGGCTCTGGCTCTGTCTTTGGCTCTCCTGCAAAAGGCGGAGAGAATTTAGCGTCGTCGTTATTGACTAGACAGAAGGGAAGACGAAGCAGTGGTCTGGCGAGCAGTATAAAATCCTTTTTGACcccaaagaagaagactggGCACCAGGCGTCGACGCCTGGGACGCCGGGAACGCCGGGAACGCCGGGAACACCTAGCAGCACGACGCCGGGAGGGGTGGTAAGTATTCTGGGCACAGGTACATTGGGCATACCAGAACCTAGCAGGACAACACCGCGTCGTCTGGGTTTTGGTCTCGGATTGAGTGGGTTTTCCAGTACACCTACGAAAtccccatctcctcctcctctctcgTCACCGACACCACCGACACCGACACCACCGACACCACCGACACCACCGACACTGGCGACACCGACGATACCGTCAGGAGAGGTGAGCTCTCCTTTCGTATCCTCTACCGAACCTGCGCCCTCGACTGCGACTGCGACTGCAACCGCAACCGCGCCACCGTTCATGGCGCATTACGACCAAACACGTCAAACGGTATCCCTCGCACTTGCGCATGACGACTTGGATAAGCAAGGGGTCTTATCATCCGTGACGGGTCCCTGGGGCACACCGGtatggagatggagatggagatggagatggagatgggGATTACGTCATGCCAAACGGCCGGATCTAAATCCGAGTCGTCGTATACGTGGAGCAGGGGATGCGTTGGAGGTTGACGATGAGTtgggagaggaagaagagggagaagaagaatggcgaggggaaggaaaaggggaAAGTGAAGAGCGGCAAGTATCGCTGAGTACAGTGCTTGACAATTGTGTGATATTAGAAGAGTTTTTAAAAGAGACTGTTGCGCTTATCGTTGCGCGGCGGATGTTGGGCATAGATCAAGTTGGGTTTATATAA
- a CDS encoding Platelet-activating factor acetylhydrolase IB alpha subunit, putative (Similar to TIGR gene model, INSD accession AAW43166.1) gives MLSYLHAAGMHAAYAALLHDAAIADFDPADPSARAAGLLEKKWTSVIRLQKKIIDLEARNAALLAELAAPARPSPSAPFVPRPPPRHTLASHRAPVTRLAFHPTWTVLATASEDATVKLWDWEAGDMERTLKGHTKAVMDVDFDPKGSRMVTCSSDLTVKLWDTLNEYTNVKTLHGHDHSVSSVRFMPDGEHLVSASRDKTIRVWQVSSGYCTKTFTGHAEWVREAVPSEDGRWLVSASNDQTSRVWDFSTGETKMQLRGHEHVVECALFAPVNAYPAIRELAGLKPPAANDTRAKSPGVYVATGSRDKTIKLWDALSGQCLRTFVGHDNWIRALVFHPTGKYLLSASDDKTIKVWDLVNGRCTKTVEAHSHFVTCMAWGRAVTGGNKEMANGDGSAGKEARRINVLATGSVDQTIKVWTP, from the exons ATGCTCTCGTACCTGCACGCTGCGGGGATGCACGCCGCGTACGCCGCCCTCCTCCACGACGCTGCGATCGCCGACTTTGACCCCGCGGACCCCTCTGCCAGGGCGGCCGGCCTCCTCGAGAAAAAGTGGACAAGCGTCATCCGCCTCCAGAAAAAG ATCATCGACCTCGAGGCCCGCAACGCCGCACTCCTCGCTGAACTCGCCGCCCCAGCCCGCCCCTCCCCCTCCGCCCCCTTCGTCCCCAGGCCGCCCCCACGCCACACACTCGCCTCCCACCGCGCACCCGTCACACGCCTCGCATTCCACCCCACATGGACTGTCCTCGCAACCGCCAGCGAGGACGCCACCGTCAAGCTCTGGGACTGGGAAGCCGGCGACATGGAGAGGACACTCAAGGGCCATACAAAGGCCGTCATGGACGTCGACTTTGACCCAAAGGGCAGCCGCATGG TGACGTGCTCCTCCGACCTCACCGTCAAATTGTGGGATACGCTCAACGAATACACAAACGTCAAGACCCTGCACGGCCACGACCATTCCGTCTCCAGCGTGCGATTCATGCCCGATGGCGAACACCTCGTTTCAGCCAGTCGAGACAAGACCATCAGAGTATGGCAAGTCTCCAGCGG CTACTGTACCAAAACGTTTACAGGACATGCCGAATGGGTGCGAGAAGCCGTCCCTTCAGAAGACGGACGCTGGCTCGTCAGCGCCTCCAACGATCAA ACATCACGTGTATGGGACTTTTCAACAGGGGAGACCAAGATGCAACTCCGTGGACACGAACATGTCGTTGAATGCGCCCTCTTTGCTCCCGTCAACGCTTACCCTGCTATCCGAGAACTAGCAGGTTTAAAA CCTCCAGCAGCAAACGATACGAGGGCAAAGTCACCAGGTGTCTACGTAGCAACAGGATCGAGAGATAAGACCATCAAACTGTGGGATGCCCTTTCCGGTCAATGTCTACGGACATTTGTTGGCCACGATAACTGGATCCGCGCACTCGTCTTCCACCCCACGGGCAAATACCTCCTCTCCGCCTCGGACGACAAGACCATCAAAGTATGGGACCTCGTGAATGGTCGATGCACGAAAACGGTAGAAGCACATAGTCATTTCGTGACTTGCATGGCCTGGGGAAGGGCAGTCACAGGAGGGAATAAAGAAATGGCGAATGGAGACGGGTCTGCAGGCAAAGAAGCGAGAAGAATAAACGTTTTGGCCACCGGGTCGGTGGATCAGACTATCAAG GTTTGGACACCCTAG
- a CDS encoding uncharacterized protein (Similar to TIGR gene model, INSD accession AAW42942.1) has protein sequence MWTQLAHIVHHASADQDIRAVVLSSTSDTAFTAGLDLKSQAILAPTADPARKALALHSHLLAFQSAISSLSACRQPVICALHGFALGLAIDIAAACDIRLCASDTKFAISEVNVGLAADIGTLQRLPKVTGNDSKVRELALTGRDFGAKEAEEIGFVSEVVNGGRAQVVAAAIEKAKVIASKSPIAVISTKHILNHARDHTVEQGLQYVAAWNMSMLQSSASRYCQSHVSDIGQETRHIPRFQ, from the exons ATGTGGACACAGCTCGCGCACATCGTCCACCACGCCAGCGCCGACCAGGACATACGTGCAGTCGTCCTCAGCTCCACCTCAGACACGGCTTTCACCGCAGGCTTGGACC TCAAGTCCCAGGCGATCCTCGCTCCCACTGCCGACCCCGCACGCAAAGCACTCGCACTCCACAGCCACCTCCTCGCCTTCCAGTCGGCCATCTCGTCGCTCTCCGCCTGCCGCCAGCCCGTCATCTGCGCACTCCACGGCTTCGCCCTCGGCCTCGCTATAGACATTGCAGCCGCATGTGATATCCGGCTATGCGCATCCGACACCAAGTTTGCCATCTCCGAAGTCAACGTCGGCCTCGCAGCAGATATCGGCACCCTGCAGCGCCTGCCCAAGGTCACCGGCAACGACAGTAAAGTCCGGGAGCTCGCCCTCACCGGACGAGACTTTGGTGCCAAAGAGGCAGAGGAAATCGGGTTTGTCAGCGAGGTCGTGAACGGTGGTAGGGCCCAAGTCGTCG CCGCTGCGATTGAAAAGGCCAAGGTTATCGCCTCGAAAAGCCCAATCGCGGTCATCAGCACCAAACATATCTTGAACC ATGCTCGAGACCATAC TGTCGAACAAGGTCTGCAGTACGTCGCTGCATGGAACAT GTCCATGCTTCAGTCCAGTGCAAGTC GATACTGCCAAAGCCATGTCAGCGACATTGGACAAGAAACCCGCCACATTCCCAGGTTTCAGTGA
- a CDS encoding Hypothetical protein (Similar to TIGR gene model, INSD accession AAW42940.1; CND02610), with the protein MRKIPSQVPSAVSRLLQGQVISSPPTWFQPVLSHPPPQLPPYQVKSRPRASDRGIKSSDDFFDTVPIRAGELERRDKLRGYKQRKGRPLEIAYEEDRVRRQFFKDFPFEALRPVSMVEGREIDVREKVLGEGWVRLEQRGLYPTVEDCIEFVINLKTTRDVSISEAYALATEEFVSLRGRHQLATLAAEIEARHYGAEFKPDVFERAFNLEEKALETLHPSSSSSSSSDSAGSAGLPSRVKYREQPRWQWSNTVPPSSIPPTIGGFSAGQEYVSKWKMPEPLRGVSGEGDLLSAIPMAPVQAPEEALAEEDAKLEDLEILKAALGSSKSSSV; encoded by the exons ATGCGTAAAATCCCATCCCAAGTCCCATCGGCCGTATCCCGTCTTTTACAAGGCCAAGTCATCTCGAGTCCGCCCACATGGTTCCAACCGGTGTTATCCCACCCACCCCCGCAGCTCCCGCCTTACCAAGTCAAATCCCGTCCCCGTGCGTCTGACCGTGGTATCAAGTCTAGCGATGATTTTTTCGATACGGTGCCTATCCGTGCTGGAGAATTAGAGCGAAGAGATAAATTGCGGGGATACAAACAACGTAAAGGGCGACCACTCGAGATTGCGTACGAGGAAGATCGGGTGCGGAGGCAGTTTTTCAAGGATTTCCCGTTTGAGGCGTTGAGGCCGGTGAGTATGGTGGAAGGTCGGGAGATTGATGTGAGGGAAAAAGTTTTGGGGGAGGGGTGGGTGAGGTTGGAGCAGAGGGGGTTGTATCCCACCGTCGAGGA CTGTATCGAGTTTGTGATCAATCTGAAAACCACGCGAGATGTTTCCATCTCCGAAGCGTACGCTCTCGCGACGGAGGAGTTTGTGTCGTTGAGGGGCAGACATCAGTTGGCGACGTTGGCGGCGGAGATTGAGGCTCGACACTATGGAGCGGAATTCAAGCCTGATGTCTTT GAACGTGCATTCAACCTCGAAGAAAAAGCGCTCGAAACGCTTCACccttcgtcttcctcctcctcttcatccgATTCTGCCGGATCTGCCGGTTTGCCATCGCGTGTCAAGTACCGTGAACAGCCGCGATGGCAATGGTCAAACACTGTCCCGCCGTCATCTATCCCGCCTACCATTGGCGGGTTTTCTGCCGGACAGGAATACGTGTCGAAATGGAAGATGCCGGAACCGTTGAGGGGGGTTAGTGGTGAGGGTGATTTGTTGAGTGCTATCCCTATGGCGCCGGTGCAAGCACCAGAGGAAGCGTTggcggaagaagatgcAAAGTTGGAGGATTTGGAGATTCTAAAAGCGGCGTTGGGCAGTTCAAAGTCGTCGTCAGTGTAG